In Nicotiana tabacum cultivar K326 chromosome 11, ASM71507v2, whole genome shotgun sequence, a single window of DNA contains:
- the LOC142166038 gene encoding uncharacterized protein LOC142166038 gives MDIPWLAGGDFNVIWDEEEKFGGLPVTLNEVNDFRHWMNTCNLFDLGFKGSIYTWWNGRAEEDCIFKRLDRCMTNIEFQQMFPGIEVTHLPKIWSDHCPMLLKCDLETIAIKKSFKFLNFWTKHSTFKDVVKANWQAYFEANPFTLFNHKMKRVKKELSIWRKSTYGEIFKKISSLEEVVKVHEAQFEINPTRANRERLCKVQVELIKFLALEEQFWKQKAGMAWFNDGDRNTKFFHAQVNGRRKILQL, from the coding sequence ATGGATATTCCTTGGCTTGCTGGTGGTGACTTCAACGTCATATGGGACGAAGAGGAAAAGTTTGGGGGACTTCCAGTGACTTTGAATGAAGTCAATGATTTCCGACATTGGATGAACACTTGTAATCTTTTTGATTTGGGCTTCAAAGGAAGTATATACACCTGGTGGAATGGAAGAGCAGAAGAAGATTGCATTTTCAAGAGACTTGACAGATGTATGACTAACATTGAATTTCAACAAATGTTCCCTGGAATAGAAGTTACCCATCTGCCAAAAATTTGGTCCGACCATTGTCCCATGTTGTTAAAATGTGATCTTGAAACTATTGCGATAAAGAAATCCTTTAAGTTTCTTAACTTTTGGACAAAACATTCGACGTTCAAAGACGTGGTCAAGGCAAATTGGCAAGCCTATTTTGAAGCAAATCCTTTCACTTTATTCAACCATAAGATGAAAAGAGTGAAGAAAGAATTGTCAATCTGGAGAAAATCAACATATGGAGAAATTTTTAAGAAGATTTCCAGTTTGGAAGAGGTCGTCAAGGTTCACGAGGCGCAATTTGAAATAAATCCAACTCGGGCAAATAGGGAAAGGCTTTGCAAAGTTCAAGTAGAACTTATCAAATTTCTTGCTCTTGAGGAACAATTTTGGAAACAAAAGGCAGGGATGGCATGGTTTAATGATGGAGatagaaacacaaaattcttccATGCTCAAGTCAACGGGCGAAGGAAGATATTGCAGCTATGA
- the LOC107784749 gene encoding uncharacterized protein LOC107784749, with translation MEQFTPPLKVTKVLWEMPPQGWIKVNCDGASRGNPGRSSIGYTLRDDEGNINYACGMLIHETTNNEAEALAIVEELKYCEAKGFAQVILQTDSLLLNNAIEGIWAVSWVIAEYVDEIAKAMSRIHVKLSHIMREGNCRPSSESST, from the coding sequence ATGGAACAATTCACGCCTCCATTGAAGGTTACTAAAGTTTTATGGGAAATGCCACCACAAGGATGGATCAAAGTCAATTGCGATGGGGCATCGAGAGGAAATCCAGGCAGGAGCTCAATTGGTTACACACTTAGAGATGATGAAGGCAACATAAATTATGCTTGTGGAATGTTGATACATGAAACAACAAACAACGAGGCAGAGGCTTTGGCAATTGTTGAAGAACTAAAATACTGTGAAGCGAAAGGATTCGCGCAAGTTATTTTGCAAACTGACTCGCTCCTCTTGAACAATGCTATAGAAGGAATTTGGGCTGTTTCGTGGGTCATTGCAGAATATGTAGATGAAATCGCAAAGGCAATGTCAAGAATTCATGTGAAACTATCACATATCATGAGAGAAGGGAATTGCAGACCATCTAGCGAATCAAGCACTTGA